In Anopheles gambiae chromosome 2, idAnoGambNW_F1_1, whole genome shotgun sequence, a single window of DNA contains:
- the LOC1274840 gene encoding adenosine deaminase-like protein, whose amino-acid sequence MDFYHLLPKIELHAHLNGSLSNSTLAELRELKYGKEVPSGTDDCFYKILNGESLTLEECFKKFQYAHDLTDRREALARATERVIEEFAKDSVIYLELRTTPKCTAQMTKREYLTTVLDVIRKSSENQRGILVKLLPSIDRSKGVQEAMENVNLAIELSSSFPGLMVAFDLSGNPFGTTFSDFVPALQKAREHGFRLGLHCGEFEDEQEVKEMFALGVDRIGHGTFIEGENLAFAQEHKIPFECCLTSNVKCKTVPSYEDHHVAKLLKLKHPVCVCTDDFGVFETSLSQELKICASTFSLTKADMVEMQRNAIEYSFASEQEKKDLRAKIEQFSETLAKEL is encoded by the exons ATGGATTTTTATCATCTTCTACCGAAAATT gaGCTGCATGCCCATCTGAACGGATCGCTCAGTAACAGCACCTTGGCTGAGCTGCGTGAGCTGAAGTATGGAAAGGAAGTTCCCAGCGGTACTGACGATTGTTTCTACAAGATTTTAAACGGAGAATCTCTTACCCTGGAAGA ATGCTTTAAAAAGTTTCAATACGCGCACGATTTGACCGATCGTCGGGAAGCGCTGGCACGAGCAACCGAGCGAGTAATAGAAGAGTTTGCCAAAGACAGCGTAATCTACCTGGAACTACGCACAACGCCCAAATGCACTGCGCAAATGACGAAACGCGAGTACCTCACTACGGTGCTGGACGTGATAAG AAAATCGTCCGAAAATCAACGGGGAATCCTGGTTAAACTGTTACCCTCGATCGATCGCTCGAAGGGCGTCCAGGAGGCGATGGAAAACGTCAATCTTGCCATCGAACTAAGTTCCTCGTTCCCCGGCCTAATGGTTGCGTTTGACCTGAGTGGCAATCCGTTCGGGACCACATTTTCCGACTTTGTACCGGCGCTGCAGAAGGCACGCGAGCATGGCTTCCGTTTGGGGCTGCACTGTGGGGAGTTTGAGGATGAGCAGGAGGTGAAGGAAATGTTTGCGCTCGGCGTGGACCGCATTGGGCACGGGACGTTCATAGAAG GAGAGAATCTCGCTTTTGCACAGGAACATAAAATTCCCTTCGAGTGCTGTCTGACCAGCAATGTAAAGTGCAAAACTGTACCGTCCTACGAGGATCATCATGTTGCGAAATTGCTGAAGCTGAAGCAtcccgtgtgtgtttgt ACGGACGACTTCGGTGTCTTTGAAACAAGCCTATCGCAAGAGCTTAAAATTTGCGCTTCCACCTTCAGTCTAACGAAGGCCGACATGGTAGAGATGCAGCGCAATGCAATTGAATATTCGTTTGCTAGCGAGCAGGAGAAAAAGGATTTGCGCGCCAAAATTGAGCAATTCTCAGAGACGCTGGCGAAAGAGCTGTAA